The genomic window TCAAAAATGTTTTTTACAATTTCACCTGAACCAAAAAAATCTGCAAATCCTGGTGAAGCATATTTTAATTCTTTAATTTTCAAATCTCTGTAATCTTCAACTGGTGAGTTTTTTATATTTATATTGTTTAAATTTTTAGTGTTTTCAAAAGTATCTCCCAAATTCAATTTTTTAAATATAAACCCATTTACATTTAAATAATTTTTTGTCAACTCACTTTCCATTTGATAATTTTGTAGCAAATTTAAATTATCAATTTCTACAAAAATTTGATTAAGTAGGTTTATACTTTCAAATAATTTTATAAAATCATTTGAAGTCCAATTGCCGTCTATACTTATTTTTAAAATTTTAAAATTATTATTATCTTCTGATTCAATTTTCTCAATTTTTTTTAGCATAATTTTTTTGTTTTTTTGTAATATTAATATTCACAACTGTAAAAAATAATAATTAGTCATTATCAATTGGTACATCAATTCGGTCACTTGAAACACAAAATTCATCTTTACTTATATAACTTCAACAAAATGTTATGAATATTTATTTGGTAGTATCATAGTAATCTGGGGATTTTATACGGAATGTTGAAGTTCAATTTCAGGCATTTCGTCATAAGTTCTTCCATTTAATATTCTTCCATTTGCCTTTTTATTTTTTCCACCCCATTGTTTAAAGAAAAAAGCGACACTTTTTTCTTTGCATTGTTCTTGAATATCTAATACCCAATCCGCATCCATTGGACGAGGTTTATGACCACTTTCACCTCCAACAATTACCCAATCAATATTCTCTAAATTTAGTTCGCCTAAATGCGCGAGTAATGGCTCTAGTGAAAGAAATTTTACTTTTGCATTTATTTTTCGTAAATCATCAATTCTATGTTTTTCGTTAGCATTTTCAACTGAAACTCCCATCCAAATATTATGTGTCCATTTTAATTCCGAGTGTAATTCAAAAAGTCTTTCAGACCTTTTAGTTAAAACTTGGAAAACATGTTGTGGATTATCATTCATAACTTTAAATACTTTTTGAATAAATTCTAAAGGTATTTCTTTGTGAAATAAATCGCTCATCGAATTTACAAAAACAACTTTACTATGTTTCCAAGTGTATGGAATTTTTAAAGCATCATTGTGAGTTCTAACTTCAAAATTATCTTTATATTTTTCAACACCCATTGCTTTTAATCTTTTTGACATAATTTCTGCATAGCAGAATTTACAACCTGTTGAGATTTTTGAACATCCCGTTGTTGGATTCCAAGTCATTTCTGTCCATTCTATACTTGATTGTGCCATAACTAATTTTTAAAAGTAACAATTATATCATCCGCAAATGTTCCTGCTTTAGGTGCTTTATTTTTATTTGAAATCGCATCGATTAATCCGTTTTCATAGAACTCTTTCAATACATCTTTGTAATTTTTTTTAATATATGGGGTGTCAACATTATGTTGCTCATAAATTTCGCGCATAGTTAATTTCTTTTTGTAAAAAACCTTTAGCAAATCTTCTTTTAAATCATCCAAAGGTCTTGATAATTTAAACAAAAGTGTTTGTTTTGGCATTAAATCTGCTGGATCATAAGCAAAACTTGGAACACCTTGTTCATCGTTTGTGCTTTCTTTTGCCATTATCTCTTTCATAATTTCATAACCTTTAAAGTTTTTGCTTACAAATATTAAATGATGACTTGTTTTTTTCTTATTAGAATCTCTAAATCTAAAAGGCAAAACAAACCTTGAACCATATTCCTTTAGTGCTTGACACAATTCTTCAATAATTAGTAATTCTCTCTGAACAGCATTTTTTTTATCTAATTCTATTCTCATTTTTTCGCTTCTATCTTTTCCAAATAAAGCTTCCATATGAGACTTAACTTTATCATTACTCAAACCCATATTTATTCTATTATAATTAAAGAAAAATATTGCATCACAACCCCAATCTTTCACTACGGAATTTACTAGTCTCAAAGATAATCCTTTATAACCCCAAGGATCCACAAAAAACAATGTTGGGATTAAGTTAATCTTTTCAAACTTTAAAACAATATTCTCTCCAACTTCCTGATTCCATATTTCAGGTTTATGTTTTAAAGTATCGATTTTTGGAATTTCAAAAATCGTTTTTTCAAGTTCTTGAGAATTTGTTTCGTCTTTATCGTTAAAAACAGCAACTAATCTTTCACTTAAATCATTGTCATCTATTGCGTTACTTAATATTTTGTGAGGCGTTGACATTGTTCCATCTTTATATCTTCCAGGACCAGCAAATAAATCAATATATGCAATTTTTTGTGAGTTTCTTGGAAACCTCTTTTGAGTGCTAATTATAACTTTTGACCAAACTCCAAAATACTTTGAAACTATAGTTGATTTGACTAAAGATTGTTCAAGTTGTTCATCAAAAAAATTGCTGTTTTTCATATATTATTTTCTTTTTATGAGGTTTTTTTAGAGTTTTAGAAGTTAACTAGTTATGTAGTCTAACGCTTTCCGGTTAATCACTCTATAATCGGGGCACTTTATTTTACAGTGTAAATTTTATTTTTACTCAAATATATAAACTAATCACTAAAAAACTTATAAAGTTATTTCATTTCCAAAACTACCCCCTTTTAAAACACCAACCTTACGGGAAACCGTAAACGCAGTAATTTTTTTAAAAAATAGTACTATTTCCCGTCTCTTCGAGTGATTTTGAATGGTAATGCGACGGCTTTACTATTCAAAATTGTATCGAGAAGCCTTTAATAGGTTTAGTTCTCGATACATTTTATTAAAAAAGGCTATCGCATTTTTTAATAAAACACTCGAACAGACGGAAGAGAATTTTTAATTTGGTGACACAATATCCGAACGAATAAACACCAAAGTCAACTATAAATCGAAAAACTTTTTTCTTTGTGTCATCGTGTCTTTGCGGTAACATCCATTAGTTTTCCCCCCATCAAACCCCACTTTAAAATTTCTAAAATCTAGATTCTAAAATCTCCAATCTTTTCACTAAATTTGCACTCCAATAAAAGGAACAAGACTATGTTAGACAGACTTCAAATAGTAAAACAGCGTTTCGACGAGATTTCGGACTTGATTATCCAGCCGGATGTGATTTCGGATCAGAAACGTTATGTACAGTTGAATCAAGAGTATAAAAACCTAAAGGCTTTGGCTGAAAAAAGAGACGAATATGTCCTTTTGATGGCCAATATTGAAGAAGCCAACGAAATAATTTCAGACAATTCAGATGCAGACATGACCGAAATGGCCAAGATGCAACTGGAAGAAGCCAAAGAAAGATTACCAGAACTAGAGGACGAAATCAAATTTATGTTGATTCCAAAAGATCCTGAAGATGCCAAAAACGTAATGGTCGAAATTCGTGCTGGAACGGGTGGAGATGAGGCGAGTATTTTTGCAGGAGATTTGTTCCGTATGTACACCAAATATTGCGAAAACCGTGGTTGGAGAACTTCGGTTGTGGATATGAACGAAGGAACTTCGGGTGGATTCAAAGAGGTGATTTTTGAAGTGACTGGAGAAGATGTTTACGGAACTTTGAAGTTTGAAGCAGGTGTTCACCGTGTGCAACGTGTTCCGCAAACGGAAACGCAAGGTCGTGTGCATACTTCGGCAGCGACCGTTATGGTGCTTCCAGAAGCCGAAGAATTTGACGTTCAGATTGATATGAACGATGTTCGTGTGGATTTCTTTTGTTCGTCAGGACCTGGAGGACAATCGGTAAATACGACGAAATCAGCGGTTCGTTTGACACACATCCCAACAGGTTTGGTGGCTCAATGTCAGGATCAGAAATCGCAACACAAGAATAAAGATAAAGCTTTAATTGTTTTGCGTTCTCGTTTGTACGAACAAGAATTAGCCAAAAAACAAGAGGAAGATGCTTCAAAACGTACTTCGCAAGTAAGTTCGGGTGACCGTTCGGCTAAAATTAGAACCTACAATTATGCACAAGGTCGTGTAACTGATCACCGTGTGGGATTGACTTTATACGATTTAGGAAACATTATGAATGGCGACATTCAGAAAATTGTTGACGAATTGCAATTGGTCAACAATACCGAGAAGTTAAAAGAAGCCAGTGAGGTTTTTTAAATATCGATGCAACAATTAAAATCCCTACTTGTAGGGATTTTTTTTGTGTACTATAAGAATTATTTTTGAAAAATAATTTACAATTTCTTGTTTAAGGAATTCTTTAACTTGTATTTTTTGTGGTATTTTTGTTATCAATAAAAACTTAACGCCCTTATTTACTAATATTAATAAACTCAATTTTATGAAAAAACAATTCCTTTATGTAGGCTTACTGTTTTCGGCAATAGCCACGAATGCTCAATCCTATATTGGCTTTACACCAGACAATTATGCGGGTGTACAAGGCGTACTTTTTAATCCGTCTTCTATTGTAGATTCTCGTTTTAAAACCGATATTAACTTATTTTCTTTCAGTACGTCTGTAAATAATGATGCTTATGGAGTAAATGTTTTAGATGCGTTTAAGACTGGATATGATTTTGATTTGGATGCCAAAAAAACATTTACTACTAGTAATAGTGCCACAATAAATTTTGATTTGATGGGGCCATCTTTCATGTTCAACATTGCACCCAAACATTCATTAGCGATTTACACAAGAGCAAGAGCCTTTGTAAATGTAGTTGATATTAACGGAACTGTGATTAATGATATTGCCAAAGACGATACTAATAGTTTTCCTACTGCTACATTGGGTAGTGTGAATGCCGTTGGGAATTCATGGGGCGAACTGGGTGTTTCTTACGCTGCGGTTTTGCTTCAAAAAGGACAACACTTCTTAAAAGGAGGGGTTACAGCCAAATATTTGCAAGGTGTAGCCAATTATCATTTTCAAGCGGATAATGTAACGGTTCGTTTTAACGAAGATTTGATTGTGCCACAAAATAGTACTTATGTTACTACAGGAAATGCTATCTACGGTACCAGTCAAGATTTTGACGCCAATTCAGATGTAGAAATCGATAGCAAATCAAAAGGGTTTGGATTCGATTTAGGTTTAACGTATGAATGGAGACCCGAATATGATGCTTCAAGAGTAGATATTAACGACCTTAAATATGTAAACAAATACAAATTGCGTTTTGGTGTTTCGGTTACTGATTTAGGTTCGATGAAATATGACAAAGGAATTCGTGAAAATTATAATTTGAATAATACTTTTACCAGCGATGATTTAGATAATGCAGACGGTCTTGAAGATTTATACCCAACTTCAGGAACACCAATTGCAGGTACTGTAAAAGCCTATTTGCCAACTGCCGTTCACGCCGATATTGATTGGAATATTCACAATAAGTTCTATCTTAACTTGAATGGCGATTTTAGTGTTGTTTCTAACACAAAATTGAATCAAAATAGCGTGGCTAACAGAATGAGTTTAACTCCTCGTTTTGAATCAAGATGGTTTAGTTTCTATGTACCAGTATCTTATTATGAGTTGAATAAAGAAACTCAAGTTGGAGTAGGATTGCGTACAGGAGTATTTTTTATAGGTTCAGGTTCAGCATTATCGAATGTGGTTTCTAATAATTCAAGAGGTGCTGATTTTCATTTGGGTGTAAAAATTCCAGTATATCAGAAAAAAGCAAAAGATCAGGATGGCGATGGCATTTTTGATAAAGAAGATAAATGTCCAACAGAAGCTGGACCTATAGAAAACAAAGGTTGTCCATGGCCAGATACTGACGGAGACGGTATTTTAGACAAAGATGATAAATGTCCAACTACTGCAGGACCAGCTGAAAACAATGGTTGTCCTTGGGGAGATGAAGATAAAGATACTGTTTTAGATAATGTAGATGCTTGTCCTTCTATCGCAGGAGCAGTAGAAAATAAAGGTTGCCCTTGGCCTGATACTGATGAGGATAGTATTTTAGACAAAGACGATAAATGTCCTAACGAAAAAGGATTAGCCGAAAACGGAGGCTGTCCAGATGCCGATAAAGATGGCGTAATTGATAGAGAAGACGCTTGTCCTACAGTTGCTGGACCAGCAAAAAATCAAGGTTGTCCTGAAATAACTCAAGAAGCTTTGAAAGAACTTAAAGTTCAAGCGAGATCGGTATTTTTTGTTACAGGAAAAGCGGCTTTACAAACGGCTGATAAAGGAGAAACCAACGGAAGATTAGATGCTATCAAAGAAATTCTAAAAAATTATCCAACGGCTAAATTCTCTATCGAAGGTCATACAGATAGTGTAGGAAATGCTGCAGCTAACCAAAAACTTTCAGAGGCTAGAGCCAAAGTAGTTATGGATGCTTTGATTGCTAGAGGAGTGAATCCAAACAATTTAACTTATAAAGGATTTGGAGCAACAAAACCTGTAGCAACTAACAAAACACCAAAAGGTAGAGCTGAAAATAGAAGAACCGAAATAATTCATGTAGGTACTATTTATGAAGGTAAACTATAATACTAGCTTTTTATAAAATCAAAAATGAGGTCTGAAAAGACCTCATTTTTTTTGAAAATTACTTTCTGAAAAGTATTTTACTTTTTAGCATCGCTATTTTCTTCTGACTTGGCACCCATTCTATTTACGGTGTACATAGGCGAAAATTTAAGTTTTAGGGCCGCAATTTTGCGGTTGTCAGCTCCGCTTAAACCTTCTTTTTCAACAGTATTTTTTCTAGTATCTAATGCTTCGTAAACCAGTTTGATCTCATCCCAATCTTCACGAGAATAGGAATCTTTATTTTTTTGTACTGCATTCACAAAGTTGTCATACACGCTTAAAATATTGGATTTGTTTACCCAATTGAATTTCATATCGTCATTGACATAACTAGAGCCAAATAATGCTTTGTAAATCACCGTCTTCGAATTCATCGCATCCATTTTTTCTTTTTCGGCCAATACATTGTTTTTGAATTCTTCGTATTGAGTTGCCGAATTTTCTAAACTAGATTCTAACATCGATTTGTCACTTAATGGAGCCAAAGCCGTTTCAGCTTCAGTCTTTAATCGAGTGTAATTGTTTTCAATTACGCCCCAATTTTCTACAGCATCTTCCTTGGCAACAGTGCTTAAAGAATCTACATATTTAGTGTAAACTTCCAGTGATTGTTGCGCTTTCTCTTGTTTTTCGTCTTTGCAAGAAGTTAATACTAGAGCTGATGCAACTAATGCGAATGTTATTTTTAAGTTTTTCATGTTTATTGAAATTTGTTGATTTTTTTGATGTTTTCGAAGCTAATTTCATCGGCTGTTTTTTCAGTTAATACTTCTCCTTTGTTTAGAATTGAGTTGTATTTTTCAGAGAAAGAATTGGCGATACTATTAAGTTTTTCTTTCAACTCATCTGTAGCATCAGTACTTTTTTTAGCGATTTTTTTTCTAGTATTTGAGCCTTTGTCTGGTGCAAATAATATTCCTAATGTTGCACCTATGGCAACTCCTCCTAAAATTCCGATTAGTGTTTTACTATTTTTCATGTTCTTTGTTTTTTAAAATTATTTAAACTCTTTTTCCGCTGATTATCCTTAACAAAAAGACAATTACAGCAATTATTAATAAAATGTGAATGATGGATCCAACGTTGTAAACAAAAAATCCAAAAGCCCAAAATGCCATTAAAACGACTGCCATTACATACAATAAATTAGACATGATTTTTTGTTTTTAGTTGGTTAATTAATTTAATTTGAAGGCTACATACAGACTCAAACTGCTGTTTTTTCCATCTGGTACGGTATAAGTACTTCCGCCAACTGTTCTCTCTTTTCCGATGGTGGTTAGACCGTAGTTGTATCGAGCTCCAATGCCAATAGAGTCAAAATCCAATCCAATTCCGCCAGAAATTCCAGCATCAAATTTGTTGAAATCGTCGTTGTCATAGTTTTCTTCAAAGTCAAATGTACCACCACTGGACTCGTTTTTTATATTGGCATCAATTAAGTAAGCAAAATAAGGTCCTGCGTGAATGTTTAGGTTTTTAGTTAAATTTACTTTTACTAAAACAGGCACTTCTACGTAGTTTAGGTTGAATTTTGCTTTTCCTGATACAAACGCATTATCATAGGTTAACTCCGAACCTTTTCGACTGTACAAAACTTCAGGTTGAATAGCTATGAAACTGGTAATAGGCAATGTGGCATAAAAACCAGCATTGAAGCTAGGTAGTACATTATTATCATCTACATCATCGGTGTAAATGTTAGAAAGATTTAATCCTCCTTTGATACCAAATTGGGCATCAGTACCCGAATTGGTTTGTGCCTCAACAGCGGTGAATGATAATCCTGTCAAAGCAATTGCAGCTAAAATTTTGATTCTGTTTTTCATGGGGTTAATTTTTTAATTAATGATATAGTACAAAGATGCAACAGTACTTCATCTTTTATGTTACACTATAATTGTTGTGTTTTATATAATTCCCATTTTGGCGGAATTGAATTGATAATAATGGTTTAATTCTCTGAATAACAGTGTTCTGTAGAGATATTTATTAAAACATATTAGTCATATAAGTTGTTTATTTGAAAAAAAGCAAAGCCAAAAGTGCATTTAAGTAAAAGTAAATAACTTCATAGAGTATATTTTTTTTACTTATTTGTACTTTTTTCGACTAGGAAAAGTGTTTGTTGATTTTTACTTATATGACTTATATGTTTAAAATTAAATGCTGTTTATTTTAGGATATTGCTATAACAAAAAAACTCCCCGTAAATAGAGAAGTTTTTGTGTTTTATAAGGGAATGAAATTATTTTTCGAGTTGTTCTTTTTTGATGATTTCCAGTTCTACTGCTGCTTTTTGAAGGGTTTTTTCTTCAGAAACAATTTCTACGGTGTGTACTAAATCGGCAAATTTAGAAGGAACAATAGCACTCGAAAATTGTACAGCATAACTTTTGGCAAACTCGGCTCCAAAATAAAGGATAACCGATGAATAATAAACCCAAATCATTAATACGACAAAGGAACCTGCCGTTCCGTACACATTTTGAATATTGGAATTGGCAATATAAAAAGAGATTAAAAATTTACCAACCATAAACAAAATCGCAGTAGTGAAAGACGCTAATCGAACTTGTCTCCATTTAATTTCGGCATCGGGCAAAATGGTGAAAATAGCTCCGAATAAGGAGGAAATAATAATAAAAGTGATGAAGTTGTTTAGTACATAAACCACATAAAACAAGGTTTCAGGAAACCGAGCAAAGAGGCGGTCGCTCAAACCATCCATAATGGTAGAAATACCTAATGATACCAATAAAATAAATCCAAAACTACCAATAACACCAAAGGACAAAAGACGTGATTTAAGGTACAACCAAAATCCAGATTGTTTCTTGGGTTTGATACCCCAAATGGTATTAATAGAATCTTGAATTTCTGCAAAAACGGATGTAGCGCCTATAAACAAGGTTATTCCTCCTATGATTCCAGCTAGGTTTCCTTCTTTGGAAATGGATAAGTTTGTAATTATGGTTTGGATTTGTTCTGCACTTGATGGTCCAACAAAGTCTTTGATTTGATTGTAAATAGTTCCCTCGGTTACTTCTCTACCGCTGCCCCAAAACAAATCCGATAAATACAAAATAACCAAGAGTAAAGGTCCCATCGAAAACATAGTAGTATAAGACAAGGCAGCGCTCATCTTCATTACTTTATGTTCCAAAAAATTGTTCCCAGCATCTTTAAGCACATGGAATAAGGAAAGGAGATATTTTTTTAAATTTTTTATCATTATTGAAGGGCAATGTTCGTTTGAACGATGTGAATATTAGACTCAATTCTTTTTTTTGAATGAGCTGCAAATTGTATAAAATCATCGTTCTGTGCTGTCTTTTTTATTTGATCTAAAATGGTAGCCATATTTTTTATTTCCTTGTCTAACAAAGCAAAAAGATAAAGATTAGCCTTTTTATTTTTGAGCGAATCAGATTTGATGTTCAAATCATAAACTGCTCTGGGGATGATAATCAAGTTTTTTGCAGTCAATTTTCTCAATTCGGAATCTATTTTGTAATGATCTTTTTTTATTTTCAAAAGCAGTTGCAGGCTTTTTAAATCTTTAGTTCGATTGAAAAGAATAGTAGCTAAATCGATGGTTTTTTTATTGGATTCGTTCAAATTATCAATCAAATTAAAATCGATAGTAGATTCAGTTTGCAGCGATTTCTCTTCAAAAAAAGGTGTATAGATTTGCTTATCTCTGTTGTTGCAAGAAATAACCAAAAGAATTGCAAAAATCAGTATAAAACTGCAAAGGATGTATCGAGGTTTGGATAGCTTTTTCATGGCTTATTTTTGCTACAAAGTTCAAAAAATAAGCCTCAAAAAAATTATACTATTTTTTCTTAATCTTATAATATTACCATATTCAAATTATAAAATTTATGCAAGTGTTGGTGTCGGAACTGGCAGAAAAATAGTAAATGTAGCACCTTCGTTTGGTATGCTATTGGCAAAAATACAACCCTTGTGGTTTTCTACAATTTTTTTGCAAATGGCTAGACCAACCCCAGTTCCGTGGTATTCTGTTTTGCCATGAAGACGGTTGAATAGCAGAAATATTTTTTCGGCATGTTCTTGTTCAAAACCAATTCCGTTGTCGGTAAGGCTTATTTTGTAATATTTTTTCAAGCTTTTATCATTGAGTAGCACTTCCGTTTTGGCTATAATTTCCGTGCAATCAATCGTAATTATTGGAGGAATATTTTCTTTAGCATATTTCAATGAATTGCTCAATAGGTTCGTAAAAAGTTGTTGCATTTGAAAATGAATACCATTAATTTCTGGTAATTTGGCATAACTGACAATGGCTTTTTTATCTTCAATATTTTGTGATAATTCGCTCAAACTATCTTTTAGGACATCGTTTAAATTGGTTTCGACTAGATTTTTTTCAGAACGATTGGCTTTCGAATATTGCAACAAATCATTGATTAATACTCGCATTCTGTTGGATGCTCTTTCCATTCTCGACAAATATTCTTTGCCTGTTTCACTCATTTTTTCTTTATCTCTATCGTTAATTCTAGAGATGAAGGTTTGAATTTTTCGCAGTGGTTCTTGCAGGTCGTGGCTGGCTACTTGGTTAAATTCATTCAGTTCTTTGATGTGTTTTTCAAGTTCTAAATTTCTTTGTTTTAGTTGTAAACTTTTATTAAAATCCTCGGTTACATCTTGAGTAGTTCCAATCAAGCTTTGTACTCCTTTCAAATCGGTAAACGATTTTGCAATGGTTTTGAACTGTCTTATTTTGCCGTCTTTTCGAATGACTCTATAATTGATGGCAGGAATTTTCATAGATGTTGACGCTTTTTTAAAGGCATTATCAACGATGCTATGATCTTCTGGATGAACATTTTCTAATATGTTGTCAATACACGGTTCAAATGATTGAGGATCGCAGCCCATCAGTCTGAATTGATTGTCTGAATAAGTAAATTTTGAGGTGTTATAATCTAAAGTCCAACTGCCATATTTACCAAGAATTTCGGCTTGTTTGCTCGATTCATCAAATATTTTTAGTTGGTTGTTTACACCAATCAAATCTTGATAATTGCTTTTTAGGATTTCATTTTTGGTATGCTCATCTGTAACATCTCCTGTTACTCCTAAAACGGTTTTATTACCCAATGAATCTGTAAATAGCTTTCCTACAGATCTTAAAATTCGTACCTTTCCATCGGTTCTGATAATTCTGTAGTAGGAATGTGGTAAGTCTTCGTCTTCTATAATTTTTTCGAAAATAGTATTCACAATGTCAATATCTTCTGGATGAATGAATTTCATAAAATTGGCTTGTCCAGCTTCAAACGATTGAGGTTCTGTTCCTAAAATTCGATATAAATTATCCGAATAACTAATGATATTGGTATTCAAATTCCATTCCCAGGTACCAAATTCAGAAAGAATTTCGG from Flavobacterium eburneipallidum includes these protein-coding regions:
- a CDS encoding lmo0937 family membrane protein, which encodes MSNLLYVMAVVLMAFWAFGFFVYNVGSIIHILLIIAVIVFLLRIISGKRV
- a CDS encoding PAS domain-containing protein; translation: MKNNSYKSSIYHKIIFIISLFILFFIGILTVKHIKNISNASKLIMHTYEVNLELEHLFSYIKDSENNMRGYLISKDKLYLEPYQNDIKNANQSFLLLKKLTSDNPKQQQNLESLYKIITKRYEYMDQYSNLNENIDLSKNYDFKKNFRESSMLLIDIRFKLNEMVHIEKSNLRQRNSVYDNQIYLTPILTLGILFITLLLLIFTYYQTTKDIQKVQLANVKLNKSQFLSYQAEILSEFGTWEWNLNTNIISYSDNLYRILGTEPQSFEAGQANFMKFIHPEDIDIVNTIFEKIIEDEDLPHSYYRIIRTDGKVRILRSVGKLFTDSLGNKTVLGVTGDVTDEHTKNEILKSNYQDLIGVNNQLKIFDESSKQAEILGKYGSWTLDYNTSKFTYSDNQFRLMGCDPQSFEPCIDNILENVHPEDHSIVDNAFKKASTSMKIPAINYRVIRKDGKIRQFKTIAKSFTDLKGVQSLIGTTQDVTEDFNKSLQLKQRNLELEKHIKELNEFNQVASHDLQEPLRKIQTFISRINDRDKEKMSETGKEYLSRMERASNRMRVLINDLLQYSKANRSEKNLVETNLNDVLKDSLSELSQNIEDKKAIVSYAKLPEINGIHFQMQQLFTNLLSNSLKYAKENIPPIITIDCTEIIAKTEVLLNDKSLKKYYKISLTDNGIGFEQEHAEKIFLLFNRLHGKTEYHGTGVGLAICKKIVENHKGCIFANSIPNEGATFTIFLPVPTPTLA
- a CDS encoding DUF5131 family protein, with product MAQSSIEWTEMTWNPTTGCSKISTGCKFCYAEIMSKRLKAMGVEKYKDNFEVRTHNDALKIPYTWKHSKVVFVNSMSDLFHKEIPLEFIQKVFKVMNDNPQHVFQVLTKRSERLFELHSELKWTHNIWMGVSVENANEKHRIDDLRKINAKVKFLSLEPLLAHLGELNLENIDWVIVGGESGHKPRPMDADWVLDIQEQCKEKSVAFFFKQWGGKNKKANGRILNGRTYDEMPEIELQHSV
- a CDS encoding YihY/virulence factor BrkB family protein, which encodes MIKNLKKYLLSLFHVLKDAGNNFLEHKVMKMSAALSYTTMFSMGPLLLVILYLSDLFWGSGREVTEGTIYNQIKDFVGPSSAEQIQTIITNLSISKEGNLAGIIGGITLFIGATSVFAEIQDSINTIWGIKPKKQSGFWLYLKSRLLSFGVIGSFGFILLVSLGISTIMDGLSDRLFARFPETLFYVVYVLNNFITFIIISSLFGAIFTILPDAEIKWRQVRLASFTTAILFMVGKFLISFYIANSNIQNVYGTAGSFVVLMIWVYYSSVILYFGAEFAKSYAVQFSSAIVPSKFADLVHTVEIVSEEKTLQKAAVELEIIKKEQLEK
- a CDS encoding three-Cys-motif partner protein TcmP — its product is MKNSNFFDEQLEQSLVKSTIVSKYFGVWSKVIISTQKRFPRNSQKIAYIDLFAGPGRYKDGTMSTPHKILSNAIDDNDLSERLVAVFNDKDETNSQELEKTIFEIPKIDTLKHKPEIWNQEVGENIVLKFEKINLIPTLFFVDPWGYKGLSLRLVNSVVKDWGCDAIFFFNYNRINMGLSNDKVKSHMEALFGKDRSEKMRIELDKKNAVQRELLIIEELCQALKEYGSRFVLPFRFRDSNKKKTSHHLIFVSKNFKGYEIMKEIMAKESTNDEQGVPSFAYDPADLMPKQTLLFKLSRPLDDLKEDLLKVFYKKKLTMREIYEQHNVDTPYIKKNYKDVLKEFYENGLIDAISNKNKAPKAGTFADDIIVTFKN
- a CDS encoding DUF5723 family protein translates to MKKQFLYVGLLFSAIATNAQSYIGFTPDNYAGVQGVLFNPSSIVDSRFKTDINLFSFSTSVNNDAYGVNVLDAFKTGYDFDLDAKKTFTTSNSATINFDLMGPSFMFNIAPKHSLAIYTRARAFVNVVDINGTVINDIAKDDTNSFPTATLGSVNAVGNSWGELGVSYAAVLLQKGQHFLKGGVTAKYLQGVANYHFQADNVTVRFNEDLIVPQNSTYVTTGNAIYGTSQDFDANSDVEIDSKSKGFGFDLGLTYEWRPEYDASRVDINDLKYVNKYKLRFGVSVTDLGSMKYDKGIRENYNLNNTFTSDDLDNADGLEDLYPTSGTPIAGTVKAYLPTAVHADIDWNIHNKFYLNLNGDFSVVSNTKLNQNSVANRMSLTPRFESRWFSFYVPVSYYELNKETQVGVGLRTGVFFIGSGSALSNVVSNNSRGADFHLGVKIPVYQKKAKDQDGDGIFDKEDKCPTEAGPIENKGCPWPDTDGDGILDKDDKCPTTAGPAENNGCPWGDEDKDTVLDNVDACPSIAGAVENKGCPWPDTDEDSILDKDDKCPNEKGLAENGGCPDADKDGVIDREDACPTVAGPAKNQGCPEITQEALKELKVQARSVFFVTGKAALQTADKGETNGRLDAIKEILKNYPTAKFSIEGHTDSVGNAAANQKLSEARAKVVMDALIARGVNPNNLTYKGFGATKPVATNKTPKGRAENRRTEIIHVGTIYEGKL
- a CDS encoding YtxH domain-containing protein; the protein is MKNSKTLIGILGGVAIGATLGILFAPDKGSNTRKKIAKKSTDATDELKEKLNSIANSFSEKYNSILNKGEVLTEKTADEISFENIKKINKFQ
- the prfA gene encoding peptide chain release factor 1 → MLDRLQIVKQRFDEISDLIIQPDVISDQKRYVQLNQEYKNLKALAEKRDEYVLLMANIEEANEIISDNSDADMTEMAKMQLEEAKERLPELEDEIKFMLIPKDPEDAKNVMVEIRAGTGGDEASIFAGDLFRMYTKYCENRGWRTSVVDMNEGTSGGFKEVIFEVTGEDVYGTLKFEAGVHRVQRVPQTETQGRVHTSAATVMVLPEAEEFDVQIDMNDVRVDFFCSSGPGGQSVNTTKSAVRLTHIPTGLVAQCQDQKSQHKNKDKALIVLRSRLYEQELAKKQEEDASKRTSQVSSGDRSAKIRTYNYAQGRVTDHRVGLTLYDLGNIMNGDIQKIVDELQLVNNTEKLKEASEVF
- a CDS encoding porin family protein encodes the protein MKNRIKILAAIALTGLSFTAVEAQTNSGTDAQFGIKGGLNLSNIYTDDVDDNNVLPSFNAGFYATLPITSFIAIQPEVLYSRKGSELTYDNAFVSGKAKFNLNYVEVPVLVKVNLTKNLNIHAGPYFAYLIDANIKNESSGGTFDFEENYDNDDFNKFDAGISGGIGLDFDSIGIGARYNYGLTTIGKERTVGGSTYTVPDGKNSSLSLYVAFKLN